GAGCTTGATCTTTGCCATGATGACTCCTTGAAAGACCCGTTTTGCAGGGGCCACATGGGAGCCATGAGGACACAAGCCGGGTCAGGTTTCAGAAAGCACCGGCATATGATGAACGCGCCTAAGTTATTGATAAACCTGCTGTATCGGGCTTCGGCGTAGTCCAGCAAAGTTCGGTGCTGGAGTCATCCTGAAATGAAAAAACCCCGCGAGGCGAAGCCTGCGGGGTTTTGCCGGATGGCGCTGACGCCGGATTACTGCGTGTTCTCGCGGGTACCGACGACCTCGATTTCCACGCGGCGGTTCTTCGCACGACCGGCAGCGGTGGCATTGCTTGCGATCGGCTGCGACTTGCCCTTGCCTTCGGTGTAGATGCGATTCTTCTCGATGCCCTTGGTCTCCAGATAGGCCTTGACCGCTTCGGCGCGGCGCACCGACAGCTTCTGGTTGTAGGCCACGGTGCCGATCGAGTCGGTATGGCCGACAGCGATGATCACTTCGAGCTTGATGCCCTTGATCTTGTCGACCAGATCATCGAGCTTGGCCTTGCCTTCGGGCTTCAGCACGGACTTGTCGAAATCGAAGAACGCGTCAGCCGAATAGGTGACCTTGCTCGCGGTCACGGCTGGCGCGGGCGCCGGGGCCGGGGCAGCAGCGGCCGGGGCCGGAGCCGGCGCGGCAACCGGAACGATCGCGCCGTCGCAACCCTTCGCGGCGGTGGCCGGGGTCCAGTTGGCGTCACGCCAGCACAGTTCTTGAGTGCCGTTCTTCCAGACCAGTTCGGAAGTACCGTTGCGCCAGTTGTCCACGGTCTGGGCACCTGCGGCAGTCACGAACGCTGCAGAGGCAATCAACA
This genomic interval from Burkholderiaceae bacterium contains the following:
- a CDS encoding Outer membrane protein A precursor → MKKLNKVAMLIASAAFVTAAGAQTVDNWRNGTSELVWKNGTQELCWRDANWTPATAAKGCDGAIVPVAAPAPAPAAAAPAPAPAPAVTASKVTYSADAFFDFDKSVLKPEGKAKLDDLVDKIKGIKLEVIIAVGHTDSIGTVAYNQKLSVRRAEAVKAYLETKGIEKNRIYTEGKGKSQPIASNATAAGRAKNRRVEIEVVGTRENTQ